Proteins encoded in a region of the Fibrobacter sp. UWB15 genome:
- a CDS encoding polysaccharide biosynthesis/export family protein → MKKMSLGLGLIAAAVLSGCALGPQMQMTLPGDSAEYNGMMVHIHDIGEGDLGNGVASADSGSADNFGDLKELMVDSLPELEYRIGPLDMVQVVVWEHPELTSPMGQYQPAGQKVTTDGKLFYPYAGELQAAGLTAQELRAEITKRLSDKILNDPQVDVRVTGYHSRKMSVSGAVTRPGYVSFNENPMTLPDVIASVGGFAKEADPSLMQLRRGDKVYTINYLNAFKANLPLERIMVQPDDQVFVPSLSETQKDQKAYIMGEVGRPGIINIYNGKLTLAEALASAGGLQALNATARGIYVIRNTSDKQIDVFQLNAKNAMALAMADRFQLNARDVVYVDASELATWNRLVSLIFPSVNMVYYGALAAHEVHVVKDDYTPDDR, encoded by the coding sequence ATGAAGAAAATGAGTTTGGGTCTTGGCCTTATTGCCGCAGCTGTTTTGAGCGGTTGCGCTCTCGGACCGCAAATGCAGATGACTCTTCCGGGTGATTCTGCTGAATACAATGGCATGATGGTTCACATCCATGACATTGGCGAAGGCGATCTGGGTAATGGCGTTGCAAGTGCCGACAGTGGCAGCGCTGACAATTTTGGCGACTTGAAGGAACTCATGGTGGATTCCTTGCCTGAACTGGAATACCGTATTGGACCTCTGGACATGGTTCAGGTCGTGGTGTGGGAACATCCGGAACTGACTTCTCCGATGGGTCAGTACCAGCCCGCTGGTCAGAAGGTGACCACCGACGGTAAGCTTTTCTACCCGTATGCCGGTGAACTCCAGGCTGCAGGTCTTACGGCCCAGGAACTCCGCGCCGAAATCACCAAGCGCCTGTCTGACAAGATTTTGAACGATCCGCAGGTCGATGTGCGTGTGACCGGTTACCATAGCCGCAAGATGTCCGTGTCCGGCGCTGTTACAAGACCGGGTTATGTTTCGTTCAATGAAAATCCGATGACCCTTCCCGACGTGATTGCCAGCGTGGGCGGTTTCGCTAAAGAAGCCGATCCGTCCTTGATGCAGCTTCGTCGTGGCGACAAGGTTTATACCATTAATTACCTCAATGCATTCAAGGCGAACTTGCCGCTTGAACGCATTATGGTTCAGCCGGATGACCAGGTCTTTGTTCCGTCCCTCTCTGAAACTCAGAAAGACCAGAAGGCCTACATTATGGGTGAAGTTGGAAGGCCGGGCATTATCAACATTTATAACGGAAAGTTAACTCTTGCCGAAGCCTTGGCTTCTGCCGGCGGTCTGCAGGCTCTGAACGCTACGGCCCGCGGTATTTATGTTATCCGTAATACGTCGGACAAACAGATTGACGTGTTCCAGCTGAATGCGAAGAATGCAATGGCCCTTGCCATGGCTGACCGCTTCCAGTTGAATGCTCGCGATGTCGTCTATGTCGACGCTTCCGAACTCGCTACTTGGAACCGCCTTGTCAGCTTGATCTTCCCGTCTGTTAACATGGTTTACTATGGCGCTTTGGCTGCTCATGAAGTTCATGTGGTCAAGGACGACTATACACCCGATGATAGATAA
- a CDS encoding low molecular weight protein-tyrosine-phosphatase translates to MKHILVVCTGNICRSPTGEYCLKKELGPDFEVMSAGLGALVDHPAHELSQKIALEHGIDMSAHRARQINLDILKWADLILVMENGHKMDLLHRYPWLEGKVFRYGEPQRVDVPDPYRRPENAFVLAWNFISKLTPYWVEKIKQSEGQA, encoded by the coding sequence ATGAAACACATTCTCGTTGTATGTACCGGTAATATTTGCCGCAGCCCCACGGGTGAATATTGCCTTAAAAAGGAATTGGGGCCTGATTTTGAAGTCATGAGTGCTGGTCTTGGCGCCTTGGTGGATCATCCGGCGCACGAACTCAGCCAAAAGATTGCTCTTGAACATGGTATCGATATGAGCGCACACCGCGCTCGGCAGATTAATCTGGATATTCTTAAGTGGGCCGACCTCATCCTGGTGATGGAAAATGGCCACAAAATGGATTTGTTGCACCGTTATCCATGGCTCGAAGGCAAGGTTTTCCGTTATGGTGAACCGCAGCGGGTGGATGTTCCCGACCCGTATCGCCGTCCCGAAAACGCTTTCGTGCTGGCGTGGAATTTTATCTCTAAACTGACCCCGTACTGGGTAGAAAAAATCAAACAAAGCGAAGGCCAGGCTTAA
- the rfbC gene encoding dTDP-4-dehydrorhamnose 3,5-epimerase, with protein MGKFNFIKTSIEGVTIVEPTVFGDHRGYFMETYNKAEFDAAGLNMVFVQDNESKSKKGVLRGLHFQKKNPQGKLVRVIEGEVFDVAVDLRKGSPTFGKWEGVVLSSENKKQFYIPEGFAHGFVVLSETATFVYKCTRLYDPKDEGGLMWNDPEIGIEWPVGNGFEPLLSEKDTKNPALKDLGFAFEL; from the coding sequence ATGGGAAAGTTTAATTTCATTAAAACCTCCATCGAGGGCGTGACGATTGTCGAGCCGACGGTCTTTGGCGACCATCGAGGCTACTTCATGGAAACCTATAACAAGGCGGAATTCGACGCTGCCGGCCTCAATATGGTTTTCGTGCAGGATAACGAATCCAAGAGCAAGAAGGGCGTACTTCGCGGTCTTCACTTCCAGAAGAAGAACCCGCAGGGCAAACTTGTCCGCGTGATCGAAGGCGAAGTCTTTGACGTGGCTGTGGACTTGCGCAAGGGCAGCCCCACGTTCGGTAAGTGGGAAGGCGTCGTGCTCTCTTCCGAAAACAAGAAGCAGTTCTACATTCCCGAGGGCTTTGCCCACGGTTTCGTGGTGCTTAGCGAAACGGCGACGTTCGTGTACAAGTGCACCCGCCTTTACGATCCGAAGGACGAAGGTGGCCTGATGTGGAATGATCCCGAAATTGGCATTGAATGGCCGGTGGGTAACGGCTTTGAACCGCTGCTTTCTGAAAAGGACACAAAGAACCCCGCTCTTAAGGATTTGGGCTTTGCGTTTGAATTGTAA
- a CDS encoding dTDP-glucose 4,6-dehydratase, translating into MKRSIVITGGAGFIGSHVVRLFVNKYPEYKIINLDKLTYAGNLANLKDIEDKPNYKFVKMDICDFDAFYKLMQDEHVDGIIHLAAESHVDRSIKDPFTFAKTNVMGTLALLQAAKLYWESLPEKYEGKRFYHISTDEVYGALKMNHPEGITPPFTTTASSSEHHLAYGDDFFYETTKYTPHSPYSASKAGSDHFVRAFHDTYGMPTIVTNCSNNYGPYQFPEKLIPLFINNIRHKKPLPVYGKGENVRDWLFVEDHARAIDVIFHNGKIAETYNIGGFNEWKNIDIIKVVIKTVDRLLGRAEGEDMNLITYVTDRLGHDARYAIDSTKLQKELGWEPSLQFEEGIEKTVRWYLDNQEWLDNITSGDYEKYYEKMYGNR; encoded by the coding sequence ATGAAAAGATCCATCGTTATCACCGGCGGCGCAGGTTTCATTGGTAGCCACGTGGTTCGCCTGTTTGTGAACAAGTACCCGGAATACAAGATTATCAACCTCGATAAGCTGACTTATGCGGGTAACCTTGCGAACCTGAAAGACATCGAAGACAAGCCGAACTACAAGTTCGTGAAGATGGACATTTGTGATTTCGACGCGTTCTACAAACTTATGCAGGACGAGCATGTCGACGGTATCATTCATTTGGCTGCAGAAAGCCACGTGGACCGTTCCATCAAGGATCCGTTTACGTTTGCCAAGACGAATGTCATGGGAACTCTTGCGCTTCTCCAGGCAGCGAAACTCTACTGGGAATCCTTGCCCGAAAAGTACGAAGGCAAGCGTTTCTACCATATTTCGACCGACGAAGTTTATGGCGCCCTCAAGATGAACCACCCCGAAGGCATTACGCCTCCGTTCACGACTACGGCGTCCAGTTCGGAACACCATTTGGCTTACGGTGACGATTTCTTCTACGAAACCACGAAGTACACGCCGCATTCTCCGTATTCTGCTAGTAAGGCCGGTTCCGACCATTTTGTTCGCGCGTTCCACGACACCTACGGCATGCCGACGATTGTCACGAACTGCAGCAACAACTATGGTCCGTACCAGTTCCCCGAAAAGTTGATTCCGCTCTTCATCAACAACATCCGCCACAAGAAGCCGCTCCCGGTTTACGGCAAGGGCGAAAACGTGCGCGACTGGCTTTTTGTAGAAGACCACGCCCGCGCCATCGACGTGATTTTCCACAACGGCAAAATTGCCGAAACCTACAACATCGGTGGCTTCAACGAATGGAAGAACATCGACATTATCAAGGTCGTCATCAAGACTGTTGACAGGCTCCTTGGCCGCGCCGAAGGCGAGGACATGAACCTCATCACCTACGTGACCGACCGCCTGGGCCACGACGCCCGCTACGCCATCGACTCCACCAAGCTCCAGAAAGAACTCGGCTGGGAACCGAGCCTGCAGTTCGAAGAAGGCATCGAGAAGACGGTGCGCTGGTACCTCGACAACCAGGAATGGCTGGACAACATCACCAGCGGCGACTACGAGAAGTATTACGAAAAAATGTACGGGAATAGATAG
- a CDS encoding ATP-binding cassette domain-containing protein: MAQESVPAMEVSGLTVKFPIRGGVLGKVQNYFTAVENVSFVLESGKILSIVGESGCGKSTLVKSLVGLVPMDSGEFKLFGEPVVKGRIVGKNPGGERRVSDLVQMIFQDPFSSLNPRQTIAEILTAPLLARGVKVTDAEARARELLERVSLPKEALQKFPHEFSGGQRQRLCIARSLMVKPKILLCDEVTSALDVSVQAQILHLLNDLRNEFGLSIVFISHDMQVVRALSDEVLVMYFGHIVERGNADVVLTNPQHEYTQKLLASVPTIRRAQL, translated from the coding sequence ATGGCTCAAGAATCCGTACCTGCAATGGAGGTTTCGGGACTTACGGTGAAGTTCCCGATTCGTGGCGGAGTACTCGGCAAAGTCCAGAACTATTTTACAGCAGTCGAAAACGTCTCTTTTGTACTTGAGTCCGGAAAAATCCTTTCGATTGTGGGGGAGTCGGGTTGCGGTAAGTCGACTCTCGTAAAGTCCCTGGTGGGACTTGTACCTATGGATTCCGGTGAATTCAAACTTTTCGGTGAACCAGTTGTAAAGGGGCGCATTGTCGGAAAAAATCCCGGAGGCGAACGTCGTGTTTCTGACTTGGTGCAGATGATTTTTCAGGACCCGTTCAGTAGCTTGAATCCGCGACAGACCATCGCCGAAATTTTAACGGCGCCGCTGCTTGCACGCGGCGTGAAGGTTACCGATGCGGAGGCGCGTGCAAGAGAACTTTTGGAGCGAGTGTCGTTACCGAAAGAGGCACTCCAAAAGTTCCCCCACGAATTTTCGGGGGGGCAGCGGCAACGACTCTGCATTGCCCGCAGCTTAATGGTCAAACCCAAGATTCTTTTGTGCGACGAAGTCACCAGCGCCTTGGATGTTTCGGTGCAGGCGCAGATTCTGCATTTGCTTAACGACTTGCGTAACGAATTTGGTCTTTCGATTGTATTTATCAGCCACGATATGCAGGTGGTTCGCGCTCTGAGTGACGAGGTCTTGGTCATGTACTTTGGCCACATCGTCGAGCGCGGGAATGCCGACGTGGTGCTTACTAACCCGCAACATGAGTATACCCAGAAACTATTGGCAAGTGTTCCAACAATAAGGAGGGCGCAATTATGA
- the xseB gene encoding exodeoxyribonuclease VII small subunit has product MSTENFEYKTAMERLESILERIDNSEMEIDELAGAVQEATELLRKCRKILLATEKNVQEALSGLDGETETEA; this is encoded by the coding sequence ATGAGTACCGAAAATTTCGAATATAAAACTGCAATGGAGCGTTTAGAGAGCATCTTGGAGCGAATTGACAATTCCGAGATGGAAATTGACGAATTGGCCGGTGCGGTACAGGAAGCCACTGAACTTTTGCGCAAATGCCGCAAGATTTTGCTTGCCACCGAGAAAAATGTGCAAGAAGCCCTTTCGGGCCTTGACGGCGAAACGGAAACCGAGGCTTAG
- a CDS encoding PEGA domain-containing protein, whose amino-acid sequence MKKFILTLAILWASAIWADEGIPSLVELVNGTKQAAQFLGVQNDTVSLGGTIQGKFTVIRIPKNRFKSIVDEKGNDLLNGTIPQQDSVDQSSAEPNSGIQDSTQAETVEAPHSIPFLDSVEGKHVFVSFERRNSESNLAEQLENLMIRLIKESGTPLYFVSRQDINVCSNAACIRDSLKAHGAATAYIGRITSARTPDSVAIQMSRYTLEDSTQAKTNTAQINLSAVHALTDALSKDKLHRFVLRVQGERVPEQASNGKSYVRVETNPEGANIVTKGNIDICKSPCTFVVSNTEKTEVYAYWGVDRQLWGAKTTINPLPGDTAKVSLKLKRVKPELLIHSKPEGAYIFGGSAKVTKTSKPIGAAPKKFPIYDPGFSTVQLRMEGFRDTTLTVFAAPTEITNVNVELTPITDQRELLAQQDWLKQRKKHFIGKTLMGSSIAPLFLGALFMYLASLDYDDADKIKTDLDRPAAGGDNFQSQASENKELVDKGDKKMIIGGTLFGTGILLLGVGFVLTF is encoded by the coding sequence ATGAAAAAATTCATACTGACATTGGCAATCTTGTGGGCCAGCGCCATTTGGGCAGACGAAGGCATCCCAAGCCTAGTAGAACTGGTAAACGGCACCAAGCAGGCCGCCCAATTTCTGGGCGTCCAGAACGACACCGTTAGTCTAGGCGGAACAATCCAAGGCAAGTTCACGGTCATTCGCATTCCAAAGAACCGCTTCAAGAGCATCGTCGACGAAAAAGGCAACGACCTTCTGAACGGAACCATCCCACAGCAAGATTCCGTCGATCAAAGTTCTGCAGAACCGAATTCCGGCATTCAAGACAGCACCCAAGCCGAAACGGTGGAAGCGCCTCACAGTATTCCCTTTTTGGATTCTGTGGAAGGCAAGCATGTCTTTGTCTCTTTCGAACGTCGCAATTCCGAATCCAACCTGGCAGAACAACTTGAAAACTTGATGATTCGCCTAATCAAGGAATCGGGCACGCCTCTTTATTTTGTAAGCCGTCAAGACATCAACGTCTGCAGCAACGCCGCATGCATCAGGGATTCCCTGAAGGCACACGGGGCGGCAACGGCCTACATTGGCCGCATCACCTCGGCAAGAACCCCTGACTCTGTCGCTATTCAAATGTCGCGCTACACCTTGGAAGATTCAACCCAAGCCAAGACGAATACAGCACAAATTAATTTATCTGCAGTCCACGCTTTGACAGATGCGCTTTCTAAAGACAAACTCCACCGCTTTGTCCTTCGCGTTCAGGGCGAACGCGTTCCCGAGCAAGCCTCTAACGGCAAGAGCTACGTGCGCGTGGAGACCAATCCCGAAGGAGCAAACATCGTCACCAAGGGCAATATAGACATCTGCAAGAGTCCCTGCACCTTCGTGGTTTCTAACACCGAAAAAACCGAAGTCTACGCATACTGGGGCGTCGACCGACAGTTGTGGGGCGCAAAGACGACCATCAATCCGCTCCCCGGCGACACCGCCAAGGTATCCCTAAAACTCAAGCGTGTCAAGCCCGAACTTTTAATACACTCCAAGCCTGAAGGAGCCTACATCTTTGGCGGCTCGGCCAAAGTCACCAAGACTTCAAAACCCATAGGAGCAGCCCCCAAGAAATTCCCCATCTACGACCCAGGATTTTCGACTGTCCAACTCCGCATGGAAGGCTTTAGGGACACCACGCTCACCGTGTTTGCCGCACCCACCGAAATCACCAATGTCAATGTGGAGCTCACCCCCATTACCGACCAGCGCGAACTGTTGGCACAACAAGATTGGTTAAAACAGCGCAAGAAACATTTTATCGGCAAGACCCTCATGGGGTCTTCAATCGCGCCCCTCTTCTTGGGAGCCCTCTTCATGTACCTGGCTAGTCTGGACTACGACGACGCAGACAAGATCAAGACGGACTTGGACCGCCCCGCTGCAGGTGGCGACAACTTCCAGTCCCAGGCCTCCGAGAACAAGGAACTGGTGGACAAAGGTGACAAAAAAATGATCATTGGCGGCACCTTGTTTGGCACCGGAATCCTTTTACTGGGCGTCGGTTTCGTTTTAACCTTCTAA
- a CDS encoding tol-pal system YbgF family protein: MRKLLLALTLLAAASQAADFERINWRTQLYLQGEPAYLKFKADKDKTLLNDGIDTKLLTIPVSVGALWSPLITPFWKADIPFTLWLGLEVNSIQFGTIEDKPKYTFEDDNGEENTKSPKDDEELWFLSYAPSALAGFSFNLAGDFDLRVLGGYGFQFFTFYDEFGGNTKQHTEMLPTGFVSGALEYRIGEIFQDADFKIGINVRKEFLPYEKVKARSKDNSPSPSPYSDLKFDKIEYKWPVRVGLELSIDFGRESRRDRRMRYNLHDRDDVLRKYSEVKDTLSDWDCMAIERDYRFYLDENGELPDMSEAYTRTQFADVLESFLAFCHPADLATKEKLYSTLDSGKVQIKEYQAKQEDSRFDQVMASNDPEMLEMFLLYYPDSPRRAEVEAKLRSLSEYDKFRAIQAQNTFKAYLTYLNDNPNGAFRDEAEAGIFELVKAGNRLKDYEIYLKRFPNGKYVEEAKAALQQAKNGGAAPAAEEQSIIEYQTGESYSEPEQPAEEPAAEEEAVEEEQPAVQHNNSAAANKRAAKMEAKKKARQKQLEAKKARAAKKKKR; this comes from the coding sequence ATGCGTAAACTGTTACTTGCACTGACTTTATTGGCTGCGGCTTCTCAGGCCGCCGATTTTGAGAGAATCAACTGGCGTACCCAGCTGTACTTGCAGGGCGAACCCGCTTATCTGAAATTCAAAGCAGATAAAGATAAGACCTTGCTTAACGATGGTATCGATACAAAACTTCTAACGATACCGGTCTCGGTCGGCGCACTGTGGTCGCCGCTCATCACCCCGTTCTGGAAAGCTGATATTCCGTTTACCCTTTGGCTCGGTCTCGAAGTCAATTCCATTCAGTTCGGAACGATTGAAGACAAGCCGAAGTATACCTTCGAAGACGACAACGGCGAAGAGAACACCAAGAGTCCCAAGGACGACGAAGAACTTTGGTTCCTCTCTTACGCGCCGTCCGCACTTGCCGGTTTCTCCTTCAACCTGGCTGGCGACTTTGACCTGCGCGTCTTGGGTGGCTACGGTTTCCAGTTCTTCACCTTCTACGATGAATTTGGCGGCAACACAAAGCAGCACACCGAAATGCTCCCGACGGGTTTCGTGTCCGGTGCATTGGAATACCGCATTGGCGAAATCTTCCAGGACGCCGACTTCAAGATCGGTATCAATGTCCGCAAGGAATTCCTCCCCTACGAAAAGGTCAAGGCCCGCAGCAAGGACAACAGCCCGAGCCCCTCGCCGTACTCCGACCTCAAGTTCGACAAGATTGAATACAAGTGGCCCGTCCGCGTTGGCCTAGAACTCTCCATTGACTTCGGCCGCGAAAGCCGCCGTGACCGCCGCATGCGTTACAACCTGCATGACCGCGACGACGTGCTGCGCAAGTACAGCGAAGTCAAGGACACGCTCTCCGATTGGGACTGCATGGCCATTGAACGTGACTACCGCTTCTACCTCGACGAAAACGGTGAACTTCCCGACATGAGCGAAGCCTACACCCGTACGCAGTTCGCCGACGTTCTTGAAAGTTTCCTCGCCTTCTGCCACCCGGCAGACCTCGCCACTAAGGAAAAGCTTTACTCCACGCTCGACAGCGGCAAGGTGCAGATCAAGGAATACCAGGCCAAGCAGGAAGATTCTCGTTTTGACCAAGTCATGGCAAGCAACGATCCCGAAATGCTTGAAATGTTCTTGCTGTACTACCCCGACTCTCCGCGTAGAGCCGAAGTCGAAGCCAAGCTCCGCTCTCTCAGCGAATACGACAAGTTCCGCGCCATCCAGGCACAGAACACCTTCAAGGCTTACCTCACTTACTTGAACGACAATCCGAACGGTGCTTTCCGCGACGAAGCCGAAGCCGGCATCTTTGAACTGGTGAAGGCCGGTAACCGTCTCAAGGACTACGAAATCTACCTGAAGCGTTTCCCGAACGGTAAGTACGTCGAAGAAGCCAAGGCAGCATTGCAGCAGGCCAAGAACGGTGGCGCCGCTCCGGCAGCCGAAGAACAGTCTATCATTGAATACCAGACTGGCGAAAGCTACAGCGAACCGGAACAGCCGGCCGAAGAACCGGCCGCCGAAGAAGAAGCTGTCGAAGAAGAACAGCCGGCCGTTCAGCACAACAACAGCGCAGCCGCAAACAAGAGAGCAGCCAAGATGGAAGCCAAGAAGAAGGCTAGACAGAAGCAGCTCGAAGCCAAGAAGGCCCGCGCCGCCAAGAAGAAAAAGAGATAA
- a CDS encoding DedA family protein — protein sequence MNKKILFLATITLFAIAAFAAPDAAADSVSQAAASGKSAGLYTQIIDWYNAHLNYWSIALLMAIESSFIPFPSELVVPPAAYKALQPESGLNIALIVVAASIGALVGAYINYFLAKFLGRPIIYKFADSRLGHFLLLDTQKLEKAENYFREHGAISTFVGRLITVIRQLISIPAGIANMKLLPFTVYTFLGATIWNCVLAGLGYLAHGQKDIIEKYNSELAIALLAFGALFIGYMVWNAVKKK from the coding sequence ATGAATAAAAAAATCTTGTTTCTCGCAACCATTACTTTATTTGCAATCGCGGCATTCGCCGCCCCCGACGCAGCCGCAGATTCGGTTTCACAGGCCGCAGCATCCGGCAAGTCCGCAGGACTTTATACGCAAATCATTGACTGGTACAACGCCCATTTGAACTACTGGTCCATCGCTCTCCTGATGGCCATCGAAAGTTCCTTCATCCCGTTTCCGTCGGAACTGGTGGTGCCGCCCGCCGCCTACAAGGCGTTGCAGCCCGAATCTGGCTTGAACATAGCCCTGATTGTGGTTGCTGCAAGCATAGGCGCACTCGTAGGCGCCTACATCAACTACTTCTTGGCCAAGTTCCTCGGTCGCCCGATTATCTACAAGTTCGCCGACAGCCGCCTGGGGCATTTCTTGCTGCTTGACACGCAAAAGCTCGAAAAGGCCGAGAATTACTTCCGTGAACACGGCGCCATTTCTACCTTCGTGGGTCGCCTCATCACTGTAATCCGCCAGCTTATTTCGATTCCCGCAGGCATCGCCAACATGAAGCTGTTGCCCTTTACGGTCTACACCTTCCTGGGCGCCACCATCTGGAACTGCGTGCTCGCCGGTCTTGGCTACCTCGCCCACGGCCAGAAGGACATTATCGAAAAATACAATTCCGAGCTCGCTATCGCGCTCCTCGCCTTTGGCGCTCTGTTTATCGGCTACATGGTCTGGAACGCAGTCAAGAAGAAGTAG